The following are encoded together in the Diachasmimorpha longicaudata isolate KC_UGA_2023 chromosome 3, iyDiaLong2, whole genome shotgun sequence genome:
- the LOC135160732 gene encoding protein PRRC2C-like isoform X6, translating into MSTLSGIVSKGEKGKSKFQSLDINSLYRVSRGESLEQHQQKSTLPRKHGMQSLGKVPSARRPPANLPSLKSEYSSSDPAVSLVPSGGSGWATTKEPASSTTTTSTNSPSAQSSDNLTSNSSPTQCVAATTPASTPSQDPSLPGQQQNTSQSPHPSEVGGKSSWSAIMTRPGEFGTPGVSTAVGYAGLVGGGRTGRGTLGLSFLAHQSPQFQHEFPSLSGQPSVSTQSQTQHTSTASNAISVNAQHQLLPQQSYSHNHAGGASAGQQQQQSQQNRELNAQYGPGPSLRPQTEGSWIQGGSRTPGSTVSPGTGNGNTQVAQVPQIGSIAGITGVPLQSSHQDVSPGIRANLGQSPVTVSAQAGQAQSTTPQNQTTQGGQNLHHYRGLIPQFMCRGNFPPGGFPSQFPSNVSTSGPRPRFNNSNERPGQMGPRPGERDRPQHDEEVISRPIIKEEDLTRMDDISHEPGWAAHDDIDYNQKLAFSDDEPETEAPLPKKEDRKEARKDDIKDDKPVTDTGGSSVHDDKESPRPRDNRDSKDNRDMSYRPWQQPQTRNDYRASSNGPNMTAMRDNYSTGGNQSQPRPHPLRGVEEEEIWNQRRKEQGEKLASAVERARQRKEEEEKRFQEQTKQAAAKKLQDLENKMKQNKAKIEEDPPAAEPKGLITVPPVPIPVPEWERERENRERENRERSRTSSEGKEDKQPMGRDTREDFSTRTNFMRPDITRADRERERDRDQREQRDNRERDQPAFSRKFQSNLPPRFQKQQAERGSSTYNRVSPPSADRTLSSPNVTNVPFSQQYDPGRWSSSGNIKSHMGLGPRRNRADSDHGLSSPLEEDPRPPSRDHIPHGSHSSHGRRDDRFRPPMHHLFDSRKSGYHDDYRGYKNDHEERHGREFWERDRDRMYEDKMRDVRPRDSRDFRERDSDIRDVKDKDRPREKDYDKPRDFEASKDYDWKSPATDDDCERFETNDWSAEGRRSDERIDRRDRDERIERNERPQRPDSRDSRASRESRTSLRDDDHKRETSSWAHEMSDYEEKRWEREDYRERERDRRAPPGPITREKLQADDLKAEKRQLTQLKRLDHQEKKEIPKEDIKKDKEPDVWNRKLERTPEIPRGSEREGLNCAWADAVSPTFEKEDDKVADTLNKDEKEPEEELKENMDKLAIDKREELDSHKDELKDDKRDKNIRNRTNSGSGSSSRGRETRGGRTWGGYNMYSRWRGPESRGRRGTGSRSMGRPGSAKSGSYGVHTDSDISGDEISGCVESGKEDRRPTGSSKTIDAQKSDKDERNREVTRREEKRSGDYGTNVQVRSGVDKRPNYETRPREGFAPSGEPSRRGRGGARVRGSTLGARMEGYGPPPSKSPFSSDRTNDDKQTSPPVQQNTSTDNDNSNHNSSESADDKIIAKQQALTAGITGMPGRRNKSPNNQSNNQANANSGIKGQKKDDKRTRSGSRRRRENRDRIRSSATKQNSSDVGNEEWETTSENSEEHGDEHKDSRGHKPFPGRQGHGQSGPQSRRNDQMNNRDKPMNKPSNTARSAPGQVDKRPQGISAFPNQRNHFPMSMPPQGASMQPPNNQNGRPRSQGSANSQHSSSSKSTSGKETTVNRVDEIKLNDANLVDQALKDMGWKGQSKDKKQVDIDGEINNYLSPSGGDDGGSNSTEDMKLDTDGFQEVRSKKNLKDPSRHGQKDETKPPRRDKEKDKERDRSKSKSNGQPTTQQVQNIPPLLGQPIPQPTNMPPKGFDRNSSRQKLAPRFQKQKLARQQAQQLGHPQGEGGNGDTKINNSSGHMKDSSGTPAPPSVNAWDKPFTSQMRSNSPNSNVPADIQLMSGLTGSSEHSHEGNDQVNSSGSSQRNSPNTDKAQGKGMKEVISDKNVSDTSSPPVQTLIFENTNYSKTTKTSSDMAIKSKFSNHMKHSGSQQRPDKRDIEEDGSQLQQQQQALAVAFANKLNDPLKEKPSQDPIQMPLSFNKTEDNADMKLDFTFDADLSQLTDDKSKGSLGMPRSMHMTGGHSTISPSTAELNLKIASVKKVWENAAMPTVVEHEDGSVVSNANSFPQSFEAADVDDSYSPHQQYNQTSMKNEITTSTNVCKLVPPQVKPQQQSSGGGGAQANSTVPGPSPIGPGQSPIGHPPASIQAPLSPPPFNSTGQPSHMNYQEFPQYPGSQAAQYGSMSAIPSPPAVLFNTGSGQLPAQAGGLYGAFQLDQSRSPFTQYPPYAPSLQSSFSQQNVYLQQAPPPPHAQNPPAPDMYQNNLSGYRIPTAAAPPFGQNQQLSNNPNTVLISSSSNSLMSASVKPSSQPIGAIGTKAPHFQAQSAPQPNQLAYIPYDPSQVLGVSGNYMGNSQLVQRQGPSVQPSANSYYSATSAGKTNISLYVFPGSQTGFYQPGGAGQQTGTPYGLQGFGQHSQSLATPGNATPVGLQNFSSQFLSGSGLQIAAAAAAQQFRNPTGGLPGPANAAATFLSKHQQQEQPRQLKSPSGNQQDVLASVFSSTPQIPSPKSRNCKQQSQSQQPQPSPTQHHKYPPYQGVSQSAMLMQQNVRGMGMPPRGGIQPSQQRYPPPIQRPVVPFPPGPNPNNPNQQQQNCMPNQQQNQMNRHRPNIHQQQQRNMKMQQQYYSGQGNVKIDQTDKNDTHNDKITDSSSGNQSGGSKVSVTQQEIDTKEEVNQQTD; encoded by the exons ATGTCTACTCTGTCGGGGATTGTGTCGAAGGGGGAGAAAGGAAAATCAAAGTTTCAATCTCTAGATATCAATAGCTTGTACCGGGTCAGCAGG GGAGAATCTTTGGAGCAGCACCAGCAGAAAAGCACATTACCACGCAAACATGGAATGCAGAGTTTGGGAAAGGTGCCTTCGGCACGGCGTCCACCCGCTAACTTGCCTAGTTTAAAAAGTGAATACAGCAGCAGTGATCCAGCTGTCAGTCTTGTACCCAGCGGTGGAAGCGGTTGGGCAACTACCAAGGAACCAGCATCATCAACTACTACTACCTCTACAAACTCTCCATCAGCCCAATCATCCGACAATTTAACC AGCAATTCATCGCCTACACAATGTGTGGCTGCAACAACTCCCGCATCGACGCCATCGCAAGATCCGTCACTGCCAGGTCAACAGCAGAATACGTCTCAGTCTCCACATCCATCAGAAGTAGGAGGAAAATCATCATGGAGTGCAATTATGACAAGACCCGGAGAATTCg GTACACCCGGCGTTTCAACTGCGGTTGGTTATGCGGGTCTCGTAGGGGGCGGGAGAACGGGAAGAGGTACCCTAGGACTGAGTTTCCTCGCACACCAGTCCCCGCAGTTCCAACACGAGTTTCCCAGTCTCAGTGGACAGCCCTCGGTCTCCACTCAGAGCCAGACACAGCATACCTCAACAGCATCAAATGCAATATCTGTAAATGCCCAGCATCAGTTGCTACCGCAACAGTCGTATTCCCACAATCATGCAG GAGGTGCGTCGGCTGGCCAACAGCAGCAACAGTCGCAACAAAATCGGGAGCTGAACGCACAGTACGGCCCTGGTCCGAGCCTACGTCCACAAA CAGAAGGAAGCTGGATCCAAGGTGGAAGTCGCACACCTGGCTCTACCGTATCCCCTGGTACAGGAAATGGAAATACACAAGTGGCCCAGGTCCCCCAGATAGGCAGTATAGCTGGAATAACAGGTGTACCCCTGCAATCATCCCACCAAGACGTATCACCTGGCATTCGTGCCAACTTGGGCCAATCTCCGGTCACGGTATCGGCCCAGGCAGGCCAGGCTCAATCGACAACACCCCAAAATCAAACTACCCAGGGTGGACAAAATCTTCATCACTATCGTGGACTGATACCCCAATTCATGTGCCGTGGAAATTTTCCACCCGGTGGTTTCCCCTCACAATTTCCATCTAACGTTAGTACCAGTGGACCACGTCCACGTTTCAATAATTCCAATGAACGACCTGGCCAAATGGGCCCACGTCCTGGTGAACGTGATCGTCCACAGCACGACGAAGAGGTTATAAGTCGTCCAATAATCAAGGAGGAGGATCTCACTAGAATGGATGACATATCACACGAGCCAGGTTGGGCAGCACACGATGATATTGATTACAATCAGAAATTAGCATTCAGCGATGATGAGCCTGAGACAGAGGCCCCATTACCCAAAAAAGAGGATAGAAAAGAAGCCAGAAAAGACGATATAAAGGATGATAAACCAGTGACTGATACTGGTGGTTCATCTGTTCACGATGACAAGGAATCACCCCGTCCTAGGGACAATCGTGATTCCAAGGACAATCGTGACATGTCTTATCGTCCCTGGCAACAGCCACAGACACGTAACGACTATCGTGCATCATCAAATGGACCCAATATGACTGCAATGAGGGATAACTACAGCACTGGTGGTAACCAATCCCAGCCACGTCCCCATCCTCTCCGAGGTGTCGAAGAGGAGGAGATATGGAATCAGAGACGCAAGGAGCAGGGGGAGAAGTTGGCATCAGCTGTTGAGCGTGCACGTCAACGTAAAGAGGAAGAGGAAAAGCGTTTTCAGGAGCAGACTAAACAGGCAGCTGCCAAGAAGCTCCAAGAtcttgagaataaaatgaaacagAATAAAGCAAAGATCGAGGAGGATCCACCAGCGGCAGAGCCGAAGGGATTGATAACAGTTCCACCAGTACCAATTCCAGTTCCTGAATGGGAGAGAGAGCGTGAGAATCGTGAACGTGAGAACCGAGAACGTTCTCGCACCTCATCAGAGGGAAAGGAGGACAAGCAGCCGATGGGCCGAGATACTAGGGAGGATTTTTCCACAAGGACAAACTTTATGAGACCGGATATAACGAGAGCTGATCGAGAGCGTGAACGTGACAGGGATCAGCGTGAGCAAAGAGACAACAGGGAACGCGATCAGCCCGCATTTTCACGTAAATTCCAGAGCAATTTGCCACCTCGTTTCCAGAAACAACAGGCAGAGAGGGGATCCTCGACATACAACAGAGTATCACCGCCGAGTGCTGACAGGACTTTGTCATCACCAAATGTCACAAATGTTCCATTCTCCCAACAGTATGATCCAGGCAGATGGTCATCATCAGGGAATATAAAGTCTCACATGGGCCTAGGGCCTCGAAGAAATCGTGCTGACTCTGATCATGGTTTGTCCAGCCCCCTGGAGGAAGATCCAAGACCACCATCGAGGGATCATATCCCTCATGGCAGTCACAGCTCTCATGGACGACGTGATGATCGTTTCAGACCTCCAATGCATCATCTCTTTGACTCGCGAAAATCCGGCTATCACGATGATTATCGTGGATACAAGAATGATCACGAGGAGAGACATGGTCGTGAGTTTTGGGAGCGTGACAGGGATCGTATGTATGAAGATAAGATGAGGGATGTACGCCCTAGGGATTCTAGAGATTTTCGAGAGAGAGATTCGGATATTCGTGATGTCAAGGATAAAGATCGTCCGCGTGAAAAGGATTACGATAAACCCAGAGATTTTGAGGCTTCGAAGGATTACGATTGGAAGTCACCAGCTACTGATGATGATTGTGAGAGATTTGAGACAAATGATTGGTCAGCAGAGGGTCGAAGGAGTGATGAGAGGATAGATCGTCGTGACAGAGACGAGAGGATTGAGAGAAATGAGAGGCCACAACGCCCAGACTCCAGGGACTCTCGTGCATCGAGGGAATCCAGGACGTCACTTCGTGATGATGATCATAAGAGGGAGACATCCTCGTGGGCTCACGAGATGTCGGATTATGAGGAGAAAAGGTGGGAGAGGGAGGACTACAGGGAGCGCGAGAGGGACAGGCGTGCACCACCTGGACCGATAACCAGGGAGAAACTCCAGGCTGATGATTTGAAAGCTGAGAAGCGTCAGCTGACGCAGTTGAAGAGGCTTGATCATCAGGAGAAAAAGGAGATTCCCAAGGAGGACATTAAAAAAGATAAAGAGCCTGATGTGTGGAATAGGAAGCTTGAGAGAACACCTGAAATACCCAGGGGAAGTGAGCGTGAAGGATTGAATTGTGCTTGGGCTGATGCTGTCTCTCCTACATTTGAGAAGGAGGATGATAAAGTAGCCGATACCCTGAATAAAGATGAGAAGGAACCTGAGGAAGAGCTGAAGGAGAACATGGATAAATTAGCCATCGATAAACGAGAAGAACTGGACTCTCACAAAGACGAGTTAAAGGACGATAAACGCGATAAGAATATTCGCAACAGAACAAATAGTGGCAGTGGCTCGAGCTCCAGGGGACGTGAGACACGAGGTGGTCGTACCTGGGGTGGATACAACATGTACTCCAGATGGAGGGGACCAGAATCCCGTGGTAGACGTGGTACTGGTTCACGATCAATGGGACGTCCTGGATCAGCGAAGAGTGGATCTTATGGGGTTCATACTGACTCCGATATCAGTGGTGATGAGATTTCAGGGTGTGTTGAGTCGGGAAAGGAGGACAGAAGGCCCACAGGATCAAGTAAAACAATTGATGCGCAGAAATCTGATAAAGACGAGCGCAACAGGGAAGTGACAAGACGGGAGGAAAAACGAAGTGGAGATTATGGAACAAATGTTCAGGTACGTTCAGGGGTTGATAAACGTCCTAACTATGAGACACGTCCACGTGAAGGTTTTGCCCCCTCAGGGGAGCCATCAAGACGTGGTAGAGGAGGTGCTAGAGTCCGGGGATCAACCCTTGGAGCTAGAATGGAGGGATATGGACCTCCACCGAGTAAAAGCCCATTCTCATCAGATCGAACTAATGATGATAAACAGACATCACCACCAGTACAACAGAATACTTCAACTGATAATGACAACAGTAATCATAATTCATCAGAGTCCGctgatgataaaattattgctAAGCAGCAAGCACTCACTGCTGGTATCACTGGCATGCCCGGACGACGAAATAAATCACCGAATAATCAGTCTAATAATCAGGCTAATGCTAATTCAGGGATAAAGGGCCAGAAGAAGGATGACAAGAGGACAAGGAGTGGCAGTAGAAGACGACGGGAGAATAGAGACAGAATTCGTTCGTCAGCTACGAAACAAAATTCCTCGGATGTTGGTAACGAGGAGTGGGAGACAACATCTGAGAATAGTGAGGAGCATGGAGATGAGCACAAGGACTCGCGGGGACATAAGCCCTTTCCTGGACGTCAGGGCCACGGGCAGTCTGGGCCACAATCAAGGCGAAATGATCAGATGAATAATAGGGATAAACCCATGAATAAACCATCGAATACTGCTCGTTCAGCTCCTGGCCAGGTCGACAAACGTCCACAAGGTATAAGTGCTTTTCCCAATCAACGAaatcattttccaatgagtaTGCCACCTCAGGGTGCCTCTATGCAACCACCAAACAATCAGAATGGAAGGCCGAGGAGTCAGGGGTCAGCCAACAGTCAGCATTCATCGTCGTCGAAAAGCACCAGTGGAAAGGAAACTACCGTTAACAGAGTCGATGAGATAAAACTGAATGACGCTAATTTGGTTGATCAGGCGTTGAAGGACATGGGATGGAAAGGACAGAGTAAAGACAAGAAGCAGGTTGATATTGATGGagagataaataattatttgtcacCTTCAGGGGGTGATGATGGTGGCAGCAATAGCACTGAGGACATGAAACTTGATACTGATGGCTTTCAGGAAGTCCGGTCGAAGAAGAATCTGAAGGATCCATCGAGACATGGACAGAAGGATGAGACAAAACCACCAAGGAGAGATAAGGAGAAGGATAAGGAACGCGATCGTTCCAAATCAAAGTCAAATGGACAACCAACTACCCAACAAGTTCAGAATATTCCTCCACTTCTTGGTCAGCCCATTCCCCAGCCTACCAATATGCCACCTAAGGGCTTTGACAGGAATTCCAGTCGTCAGAAATTGGCTCCAAGATTCCAGAAGCAAAAATTGGCCAGACAACAGGCACAACAGCTGGGACATCCCCAGGGTGAAGGGGGCAATGGAGACACTAAGATTAATAATTCTTCTGGCCACATGAAAGATTCCAGTGGTACACCGGCACCACCGTCTGTCAATGCCTGGGACAAGCCCTTCACCAGTCAGATGAGATCAAATTCTCCCAATTCAAACGTTCCAGCTGATATTCAATTGATGTCAGGTTTGACTGGATCCAGTGAGCACTCTCACGAAGGCAATGATCAGGTGAATAGCAGTGGTAGCAGTCAAAGAAATTCTCCAAATACTGATAAAGCTCAGGGTAAAGGGATGAAAGAAGTGATTAGTGATAAAAATGTGTCAGACACTTCTTCACCACCTGTTCAAACCCTCATCTTTGAAAATACAAATTACTCCAAAACGACTAAAACATCATCGGACATGGCTATTAAGTCCAAATTCTCGAATCACATGAAACACAGTGGATCTCAACAACGTCCTGATAAGAGAGATATTGAGGAAGATGGTAGTCAACTTCAACAACAACAGCAGGCACTGGCTGTTGCCTTTgccaataaattaaatgaccCATTGAAAGAAAAACCATCCCAGGATCCCATACAAATGCCATTGTCCTTCAATAAAACAGAGGATAATGCTGATATGAAGCTGGACTTCACTTTTGATGCTGATCTCTCACAGTTAACTGATGATAAGAGTAAAGGCTCATTGGGTATGCCCAGATCCATGCATATGACCGGCGGACACAGTACAATATCCCCTTCAACAGCTGAACTTAACCTAAAAATTGCTTCGGTTAAAAAAGTTTGGGAGAATGCAGCAATGCCAACCGTTGTTGAACATGAGGATGGCAGTGTTGTTTCAAATGCCAACAGCTTTCCCCAGAGTTTTGAGGCAGCAGATGTTGATGATTCTTACAGCCCACATCAGCAGTACAATCAAACGAGCATGAAAAACGAAATCACAACGTCGACCAATGTTTGCAag CTGGTTCCCCCGCAGGTGAAGCCGCAGCAGCAATCATCTGGGGGTGGTGGGGCACAGGCAAATTCAACAGTACCAGGACCCAGTCCCATTGGACCTGGACAGAGTCCCATTGGTCATCCACCAGCTAGCATTCAGGCACCACTCAGTCCACCTCCATTCAACTCTACTGGGCAGCCTTCACACATGAATTATCAG GAATTCCCACAATATCCAGGCTCCCAAGCAGCTCAATATGGCAGTATGTCAGCTATTCCATCACCACCAGCAGTTCTATTCAACACAGGATCTGGACAATTGCCAGCCCAAGCTGGTGGCTTATACGGTGCATTCCAATTGGATCAGAGTCGATCGCCATTCACTCAATATCCACCCTATGCTCCATCACTCCAGAGTTCATTCAGTCAGCAGAATGTGTACTTACAGCAagcaccaccaccaccgcaTGCCCAAAATCCACCAGCACCTGATATGTATCAGAATAATTTGTCCGGATATCGTATACCAACGGCTGCTGCACCACCATTTGGACAGAATCAACAACTCAGCAATAATCCTAATACTGTTTTGATCAGTTCTTCATCAAATTCACTCATGTCAGCTAGTGTCAAACCGTCCTCACAGCCTATTGGTGCTATTGGCACTAAGGCACCACATTTCCAGGCACAGTCGGCACCTCAGCCCAATCAG ttggcTTATATACCATACGATCCAAGTCAAGTGCTCGGTGTAAGTGGCAACTACATGGGCAATTCTCAGCTAGTACAGCGTCAAGGACCAAGTGTACAACCATCGGCAAATAGCTATTATAGCGCCACGTCCGCCGGTAAAACTAATATCTCTCTGT ATGTATTTCCAGGCTCCCAGACTGGTTTCTATCAACCAGGTGGTGCTGGCCAACAAACTGGTACTCCGTATGGCCTTCAGGGATTTGGACAGCATAGCCAGAGTCTAGCAACACCTGGCAATGCAACTCCTGTTGGGCTTCAGAACTTtagttcacaatttttatctgGATCTGGTCTGCAAATAGCCGCAGCTGCTGCTGCACAACAATTTCGCAATCCCACTGGTGGGCTACCAGGACCAGCTAATGCTGCAGCAACATTTCTAAGCAAGCATCAACAACAGGAACAACCGAGACAACTGAAGAGCCCATCTGGCAATCAACAGGATGTTCTAGCATCAGTGTTCAGTTCGA CTCCACAAATACCATCACCCAAGTCAAGAAATTGCAAACAACAATCCCAATCACAACAGCCACAACCAAGTCCAACACAACACCATAAATATCCACCTTACCAAGGGGTCAGTCAGTCTGCTATG TTGATGCAACAGAATGTTCGTGGAATGGGAATGCCACCCAGGGGTGGAATTCAGCCCTCCCAGCAGCGGTATCCACCGCCAATTCAGAGGCCTGTGGTACCATTTCCACCCGGGCCAAACCCAAATAATCCCAATCAACAGCAGCAGAATTGTATGCCCAATCAGCAGCAAAATCAGATGAATCGTCACCGACCTAATATTCATCAACAGCAGCAGAGGAACATGAAGATGCAGCAGCAATATTATTCTGGGCAAG GTAACGTCAAAATCGATCAAACAGATAAGAATGACACTCACAACGACAAAATCACAGATTCATCGTCTGGTAATCAATCAGGAGGATCAAAAGTCAGTGTAACACAACAGGAAATTGACACTAAAGAAGAGGTGAATCAACAAAccgattaa